In the Heptranchias perlo isolate sHepPer1 unplaced genomic scaffold, sHepPer1.hap1 HAP1_SCAFFOLD_60, whole genome shotgun sequence genome, one interval contains:
- the LOC137316789 gene encoding histone H2A type 1-C-like, translating into MSGRGKTGGKARAKAKSRSSRAGLQFPVGRVHRLLRKGNNAERVGAGASVCLATVLEYPTAEILQLAGNTVRDIKKTRIIPRHLQLAIRNDEELNKLLGRVTIAHGGVLPNIQAVLLPSKSAGSSKNK; encoded by the coding sequence atgtctggaagaggaaaaaccggcggtaaagctcgggccaaggccaagtctcgctcatcccgggccggactgcagttccctgtgggccgtgttcacaggctcctgcgaaagggaaacaatgctgaacgtgtgggtgccggagcctcGGTCTGTCTGGCGACTGTGCTCGAGTAtccgacggctgaaatcctccagCTGGCCGGCAACACGGTCCGCGAcatcaagaagacccgcatcatccccagacacctgcagctggccatccgcaacgacgaggagctcaacaagctgctgggacgggtgaccatcgctcatgGCGGGGTGCTGccgaatatccaggccgtgctgctgccgagcAAAAGTGCTGGGAGCAGCAAGAACAAGtga